One window of Cupriavidus oxalaticus genomic DNA carries:
- a CDS encoding acetate--CoA ligase family protein gives MTAPLQSLLAPRSIAVIGASDNIHKIGGRPIHYMKAHGYVGTLYPVNPQRDTIQGLRACPTLDAVPEVPELAIIIVAGDAAVQAVRDCARLGVAAAIVIASGFGEGGAEGRRQQDEMVRAARASGLRLVGPNSQGLANFGSGAIASFSTMFIEVPPQDGPVAVVSQSGGVAAMVYGLLRGQGIGVRHVHATGNQADITVGELALAVAHDPGVRLVLLYLESLTDPEMLAEAARVARARNVPVVAAKAGRSQDGQRAAASHTGAIANEDRAVDAFLQRHGIWRVDDAHALARCAPMYLRGWQAGGRRLVVVSNSGASCVMAADAAPSSGLALAPLSDATQAALAERLPGFAATANPVDVTAALLTNSALFGEVLPVVARDPAADLFLLDIPVSGMGYDVPRFARDAAAFADTAGKPIAVAVWQAPVADAFRQANVPTYACAAQALAAFSQLVSHQQRLRQIAAEGEPPLPAAPAVPASPVKGTTLSEAASLERLAAAGVPVVEHYLCHDIDAAVAAWQRIGAPVAVKASSPQVPHKSEHGLVALHCNDREAVARAFSAQMRTLQAMDAHCEGIVIARMVRGQRECMIGAHWDPVFGAVLVVGDGGKYVETLRDTAVLLAPCSEADVARAVDSLRIAPLLRGVRNEPAADIAALCRLAVQVGQLVHAAGGTIRSVDLNPVMASADGVVVVDALIEVAGVPR, from the coding sequence ATGACCGCTCCCCTCCAGTCACTGCTCGCTCCCCGCTCCATCGCCGTGATCGGCGCCTCCGACAATATCCACAAGATCGGCGGCCGCCCCATCCACTACATGAAGGCGCACGGCTACGTCGGCACGCTCTACCCGGTCAACCCGCAGCGCGACACCATCCAGGGCCTGCGCGCCTGTCCCACGCTGGACGCGGTGCCCGAAGTCCCCGAACTCGCCATCATCATCGTCGCCGGAGATGCCGCCGTGCAGGCCGTGCGGGACTGCGCGCGGCTGGGCGTGGCGGCGGCCATCGTGATCGCATCGGGCTTCGGCGAGGGCGGTGCCGAAGGCCGGCGCCAGCAGGACGAGATGGTGCGCGCCGCGCGCGCCAGCGGGCTGCGGCTGGTTGGTCCCAACAGCCAGGGGCTGGCCAATTTCGGCAGCGGCGCCATCGCCAGCTTTTCGACCATGTTCATCGAGGTGCCGCCGCAGGATGGCCCGGTCGCCGTGGTCAGCCAGAGCGGCGGCGTGGCGGCGATGGTCTATGGTCTGCTGCGCGGCCAGGGCATCGGCGTGCGCCACGTGCATGCCACCGGCAACCAGGCCGACATCACCGTCGGCGAGCTGGCACTGGCGGTGGCGCACGATCCTGGCGTGCGGCTGGTGCTGCTGTACCTGGAAAGCCTGACCGACCCCGAGATGCTGGCCGAGGCGGCGCGCGTGGCGCGGGCGCGCAACGTGCCGGTGGTGGCGGCCAAGGCCGGCCGCTCGCAGGACGGGCAGCGCGCCGCCGCGTCGCACACCGGCGCCATCGCCAACGAGGACCGCGCGGTCGATGCCTTCCTGCAGCGCCACGGCATCTGGCGCGTCGACGATGCGCATGCGCTGGCACGCTGCGCGCCGATGTACCTGCGCGGCTGGCAAGCCGGGGGAAGGCGGCTGGTGGTCGTCAGCAACTCCGGCGCGAGCTGCGTGATGGCCGCCGATGCAGCGCCGTCGTCCGGCCTGGCGCTGGCGCCGCTGTCCGATGCCACGCAGGCCGCGCTGGCGGAGCGCCTGCCCGGTTTCGCCGCCACCGCCAACCCGGTCGATGTCACCGCCGCACTGCTCACCAACAGCGCGCTGTTCGGCGAGGTGCTGCCGGTGGTGGCGCGCGATCCCGCCGCCGACCTGTTCCTGCTCGATATCCCCGTCTCCGGCATGGGCTACGACGTGCCGCGCTTTGCCCGCGACGCCGCCGCGTTTGCCGACACCGCGGGCAAGCCCATCGCGGTCGCCGTATGGCAAGCGCCGGTGGCCGATGCCTTCCGGCAGGCCAACGTGCCGACCTACGCCTGCGCGGCGCAAGCGCTGGCAGCGTTCTCGCAACTGGTCTCGCACCAGCAGCGGCTGCGGCAGATCGCGGCCGAGGGCGAGCCGCCGCTACCCGCTGCACCTGCCGTGCCGGCGTCACCGGTGAAAGGTACGACGCTGAGCGAAGCCGCCAGCCTGGAGCGTCTCGCCGCGGCAGGCGTGCCGGTGGTCGAGCACTATCTTTGCCACGACATCGACGCCGCCGTGGCCGCGTGGCAGCGCATCGGCGCGCCGGTTGCCGTCAAGGCGAGCTCGCCCCAGGTGCCGCACAAGAGCGAGCACGGGCTGGTCGCCCTGCACTGCAATGATCGGGAGGCAGTAGCGCGTGCGTTCAGCGCCCAGATGCGCACGCTGCAGGCCATGGACGCGCATTGCGAAGGCATCGTCATCGCGCGCATGGTGCGCGGCCAGCGCGAATGCATGATCGGCGCGCACTGGGATCCCGTATTCGGCGCGGTGCTGGTGGTCGGCGACGGCGGCAAGTATGTCGAGACCTTGCGCGACACCGCCGTGCTGCTGGCGCCGTGCAGCGAAGCCGATGTCGCCCGCGCTGTGGACAGCCTGCGCATCGCGCCGCTGCTGCGCGGCGTGCGCAACGAGCCGGCGGCCGACATCGCCGCGCTGTGCCGGCTGGCGGTGCAAGTCGGCCAACTGGTCCACGCGGCCGGCGGCACGATCCGCTCGGTCGATCTCAACCCGGTGATGGCGAGCGCCGACGGCGTGGTGGTGGTCGATGCGCTGATCGAGGTGGCAGGGGTGCCACGTTAG
- a CDS encoding tripartite tricarboxylate transporter substrate binding protein gives MAPNRSRRHALALLSCLALSAAFMPPALAQSFPVKPIRLVVPYPPGGPTDIVARVVGQKLSDKLGQPLVVENRPGAGGNIGAEAAARAAPDGYTLLVATTAHAINMTLFRKPGYDTRKDFAPVSLLTRGPLVLVTAPATPAGNVADLIALARSRPGQVTFASSGNGQSTHLAAELFNSMAGVRMTHVPYKGSAPALTDVMGGQATVMFDTMLSAMPFVRDGKLKALAVTGAARSPAAPDTPTIAQSGLPGYEASAWNALLAPAGTPPAALAALGTALKSVLDDADVRARFATQGFAAEWTSPPATARFLEHEIDKWARVVKASGATID, from the coding sequence TTGGCACCGAATCGATCCCGGCGGCACGCGCTCGCCCTGCTTTCCTGCCTCGCCTTGTCCGCGGCATTTATGCCGCCAGCGCTGGCGCAGTCCTTCCCCGTCAAGCCGATCCGGCTGGTGGTGCCCTACCCGCCCGGCGGCCCCACCGACATCGTTGCGCGCGTGGTCGGCCAGAAGCTCTCGGACAAGCTCGGCCAGCCGCTGGTGGTGGAGAACCGCCCCGGCGCCGGCGGCAATATCGGCGCCGAGGCAGCGGCCCGGGCCGCGCCCGACGGCTACACGCTGCTGGTGGCCACCACCGCGCATGCCATCAACATGACGCTGTTCCGCAAGCCCGGCTACGACACGCGCAAGGACTTCGCGCCGGTAAGCCTGCTCACGCGCGGCCCGCTGGTGCTGGTCACCGCGCCCGCCACGCCCGCGGGCAATGTCGCCGATCTGATCGCGCTGGCCAGGAGCAGGCCCGGCCAGGTCACCTTTGCCAGCTCTGGCAATGGCCAGTCCACCCACCTTGCCGCGGAACTGTTCAACAGCATGGCCGGCGTGCGCATGACGCACGTACCGTACAAAGGCAGTGCGCCTGCGCTGACCGACGTGATGGGCGGCCAGGCCACGGTGATGTTCGACACCATGCTGTCGGCCATGCCGTTCGTGCGCGACGGCAAGCTCAAGGCGCTCGCGGTCACGGGCGCGGCGCGCTCGCCGGCCGCGCCGGACACGCCGACCATCGCGCAGTCAGGATTGCCGGGCTACGAGGCCAGCGCCTGGAACGCGCTGCTGGCGCCCGCCGGCACGCCGCCCGCGGCGCTCGCTGCGCTCGGGACGGCGCTGAAATCCGTGCTCGACGATGCGGACGTGCGTGCGCGCTTCGCCACGCAGGGCTTTGCCGCGGAATGGACCTCGCCACCGGCCACCGCGCGGTTCCTCGAACACGAAATCGACAAATGGGCCCGGGTCGTCAAGGCATCCGGCGCCACCATCGACTGA
- a CDS encoding Zn-ribbon domain-containing OB-fold protein: MSHPYTDGLDAGVVRYQCCDDCGAWQPLERHACRACGSLQLRWRDAGGLATVYAVTEISRAPAGAFRALAPYTLVLATLDEGPRVMGHAEPGVAIGERVRAGFLRFGEGTLLRFLRE; the protein is encoded by the coding sequence ATGAGCCATCCCTATACCGACGGACTCGATGCCGGCGTGGTGCGCTACCAGTGTTGCGACGACTGCGGAGCCTGGCAGCCGCTGGAACGGCACGCCTGCCGCGCCTGCGGCAGCCTGCAGTTGCGCTGGCGCGATGCCGGCGGGCTGGCCACGGTGTATGCGGTCACCGAGATCAGCCGCGCCCCGGCCGGGGCCTTCCGCGCGCTGGCGCCCTACACGCTGGTGCTGGCCACGCTGGACGAAGGCCCGCGGGTGATGGGCCATGCCGAGCCCGGCGTGGCGATCGGCGAGCGCGTGCGCGCAGGCTTCCTGCGCTTCGGCGAAGGGACGCTGCTGCGTTTCCTGCGCGAATAG
- a CDS encoding thiolase family protein, with protein MLATYLRGSGNTRFGRIEGSTPLALMAQAADAALADAGLARAGIDGVLCGYATTLPHLMLADRFCEYASLTPAYAHGVAAGGATGGVMAMLAHELVRAGRCRHVLVVAGENRLSGQSRDQSIQTLAQVGEPHAEVPNGASVPAYYALLASRYLHETGMDADALSGFAVLMREHAAGHPDAHLREPLSLAQARAARPIATPLRLSDCCPISDGAVAVIVSAEPGAGTPVRIAGAGQAHRHQHLGAIDDVMQTGAAEAAQCAFAEAGGSVDGIDCLAIYDSFTITLVMLLEELGLAPRGQAHARLQAGDFSRAGALPLNTHGGLLAFGHSGAAGGLMHLAEAARQLAGRAGERQLSKRRRALFHADGGVLSSHVSLVLEAAP; from the coding sequence ATGCTCGCCACCTACCTGCGCGGCAGCGGCAACACCCGCTTCGGCCGCATCGAGGGCAGCACGCCGCTGGCGCTGATGGCACAGGCCGCCGATGCCGCGCTGGCCGATGCCGGGCTGGCGCGCGCCGGCATCGACGGCGTGCTGTGCGGCTATGCCACCACGCTGCCGCACCTGATGCTGGCCGACCGCTTCTGCGAATACGCCTCGCTCACGCCCGCCTACGCCCACGGCGTGGCCGCGGGCGGCGCCACCGGCGGCGTGATGGCCATGCTGGCGCATGAGCTGGTGCGCGCCGGCCGCTGCCGCCACGTGCTGGTGGTGGCGGGCGAGAACCGCCTCAGCGGCCAGAGCCGTGACCAGTCGATCCAGACGCTGGCGCAGGTGGGCGAGCCGCATGCCGAGGTGCCCAACGGCGCCTCGGTGCCGGCCTACTACGCGCTGCTGGCGTCGCGCTACCTGCATGAGACCGGCATGGATGCCGATGCGCTGTCCGGCTTTGCCGTGCTGATGCGCGAGCATGCCGCCGGCCATCCGGATGCGCACCTGCGCGAGCCGCTGTCGCTCGCGCAGGCGCGCGCCGCCCGCCCGATCGCCACGCCGCTGCGGCTGTCCGACTGCTGCCCGATTTCCGATGGCGCGGTGGCGGTGATCGTTTCCGCGGAACCCGGCGCGGGCACGCCGGTGCGCATCGCCGGCGCAGGGCAGGCACACCGGCACCAGCACCTGGGCGCCATCGACGACGTGATGCAGACCGGCGCCGCCGAGGCCGCGCAGTGCGCCTTCGCCGAGGCGGGCGGCAGCGTGGACGGCATCGACTGCCTCGCGATCTACGACTCGTTCACCATCACGCTGGTCATGCTGCTGGAAGAACTCGGACTGGCGCCGCGCGGGCAAGCGCACGCGCGCCTGCAAGCCGGCGATTTCAGCCGCGCCGGCGCGCTGCCGCTCAACACGCATGGCGGGCTGCTTGCGTTCGGCCATTCCGGCGCGGCAGGCGGCCTGATGCATCTTGCCGAAGCCGCGCGCCAGCTCGCGGGCCGCGCCGGGGAACGTCAACTGAGCAAGCGCCGCCGCGCGCTGTTCCATGCCGACGGTGGCGTGCTGTCGTCGCATGTCAGCCTGGTGCTGGAGGCCGCGCCATGA
- a CDS encoding ABC transporter substrate-binding protein has protein sequence MKLRHSIQRRAAGVLALAAALACGAAHAQPKTAISDDVVKLGMLLDMSGLYADVTGRGSATAAQMAIDDFGGKVLGRKIELVVVDHQNKADIAANKAREWYDTGNVDAVLDVAASAPALAVLEVAKQKNRIVVFSGPGTERITNDLCTPVSVHYAYDTYALANTTARATVQRGGKTWFFLTADYAFGHTLQDSATAVINETGGKVVGAARHPIGASDFASYLLQAQASKAQVVGLANAGGDTINAIKAASEFGLTRNGAQRMAGLLLYINDIHAIGLKTAGGLVLTEAFYWDMNDATRAWSRRYFEKLKKMPNMSQAGAYSSVMHYLKAVQAAGTDETAAVMKKMKSLPINDFFARNGRIREDGRMIHDMYLFEVKTPAESRYPWDYYKVVATVPGEQAFMPASKSQCPLLKH, from the coding sequence ATGAAGCTTCGCCATTCGATCCAGCGCCGGGCCGCCGGCGTCCTGGCCCTGGCCGCGGCGCTTGCCTGCGGCGCCGCGCACGCACAGCCCAAGACTGCGATCTCCGACGACGTGGTCAAGCTCGGCATGCTGCTCGACATGAGCGGCCTGTACGCCGATGTCACCGGCCGCGGCAGCGCCACCGCGGCGCAGATGGCCATCGACGATTTCGGCGGCAAGGTGCTGGGCAGGAAGATCGAGCTGGTGGTGGTCGATCACCAGAACAAGGCCGATATCGCGGCCAACAAGGCGCGCGAGTGGTACGACACCGGCAATGTCGATGCCGTCCTCGACGTGGCCGCCTCGGCGCCAGCGCTGGCCGTGCTGGAAGTGGCGAAGCAGAAGAACCGCATCGTGGTGTTCTCGGGGCCGGGCACCGAGCGCATCACCAACGACCTGTGCACGCCGGTGTCGGTGCACTACGCCTACGACACCTATGCGCTTGCCAATACCACCGCGCGCGCCACGGTGCAGCGCGGCGGCAAGACCTGGTTCTTCCTGACCGCCGACTACGCTTTCGGGCATACGCTGCAGGACTCCGCCACCGCGGTGATCAACGAAACCGGGGGCAAGGTGGTGGGCGCCGCGCGCCACCCGATCGGCGCCAGCGACTTTGCCTCGTACCTGCTGCAGGCGCAGGCCAGCAAGGCGCAAGTCGTGGGACTGGCCAATGCGGGCGGCGACACCATCAATGCGATCAAGGCGGCGTCGGAGTTCGGCCTCACGCGCAACGGCGCGCAGCGCATGGCGGGACTGCTGCTCTACATCAACGATATCCACGCCATCGGGCTGAAGACCGCGGGCGGCCTCGTGCTCACCGAAGCCTTCTACTGGGACATGAACGATGCCACGCGCGCGTGGTCGCGCCGCTATTTCGAGAAGCTGAAGAAGATGCCCAACATGAGCCAGGCCGGCGCGTATTCGTCGGTGATGCACTACCTGAAGGCGGTGCAGGCGGCGGGCACCGACGAGACCGCGGCGGTGATGAAGAAGATGAAGTCGCTGCCGATCAACGACTTCTTCGCAAGGAACGGCCGCATCCGCGAGGACGGCCGCATGATCCACGACATGTACCTGTTCGAGGTGAAGACGCCGGCCGAATCCCGGTATCCATGGGACTACTACAAGGTGGTGGCGACAGTACCCGGCGAGCAGGCCTTCATGCCGGCATCGAAGTCGCAATGCCCTCTGCTCAAGCACTGA
- a CDS encoding cyclase family protein, with the protein MRWKQRPQGSNWGDFGPDDQLGRVNLIGPEQVVKGAREVRAGISFCLSLPLDYPGGNKLNPRRHPPQLRPTFRDDSPYLNFPLAKVDPAATDVISDDQVLMCLQYSTQWDALAHVGALFDADGDGRPERVYYNGFRANEHIVGPVDYAEDDHFAAHPCGHDHSAAQALGIENFAVKGMQGRGVLVDLAHVYGQDFRNIGYDELMRAMDAGKAEVEPGDMLLLRTGFAEVVLSMQREPDEAVLHHSCCALDGRDDRLLQWITDAGIAALIADNYAVERYPARPAPDGDRHHPLLPLHHHCLFKLGLPLGELWYLRELADWLRANGRTRFQLTAPPLRLPGAVGSPVTPIATV; encoded by the coding sequence ATGCGCTGGAAGCAACGTCCGCAAGGCTCCAACTGGGGCGATTTCGGCCCCGACGACCAGCTCGGCCGCGTCAACCTGATCGGCCCCGAGCAGGTCGTCAAGGGCGCGCGCGAGGTGCGGGCCGGCATCAGCTTCTGCCTGTCGCTGCCGCTGGACTACCCGGGCGGCAACAAGCTCAACCCGCGCCGGCACCCGCCGCAGTTGCGCCCGACATTTCGCGACGACAGCCCCTACCTCAACTTCCCGCTCGCCAAGGTCGATCCCGCCGCCACCGACGTGATCAGCGACGACCAGGTGCTGATGTGCCTGCAGTACAGCACGCAGTGGGATGCGCTGGCGCACGTGGGCGCGCTGTTCGATGCCGACGGCGACGGCCGGCCCGAGCGCGTCTACTACAACGGCTTCCGCGCCAACGAGCATATCGTCGGTCCGGTGGATTACGCCGAAGACGACCACTTCGCCGCCCACCCTTGCGGCCACGACCACAGCGCCGCGCAGGCGCTTGGCATCGAGAACTTCGCGGTCAAGGGCATGCAGGGCCGCGGCGTGCTGGTGGATCTGGCGCACGTGTACGGCCAGGACTTCCGCAACATCGGCTATGACGAGCTGATGCGCGCCATGGACGCCGGCAAGGCCGAGGTCGAGCCCGGCGACATGCTGCTGCTGCGCACCGGCTTTGCCGAGGTGGTGCTGTCGATGCAGCGCGAGCCCGACGAAGCCGTGCTGCACCACAGCTGCTGCGCGCTAGACGGCCGCGACGACCGCCTGCTGCAGTGGATCACCGACGCCGGCATCGCCGCGCTGATCGCCGACAACTACGCGGTCGAGCGCTACCCGGCCCGCCCCGCGCCCGATGGCGACCGGCACCACCCGCTGCTGCCGCTGCACCACCACTGCCTGTTCAAGCTGGGCCTGCCGCTGGGCGAGCTGTGGTACCTGCGCGAGCTGGCCGACTGGCTGCGCGCCAATGGCCGCACCCGCTTCCAGCTGACCGCGCCGCCGCTGCGGCTGCCGGGGGCGGTGGGGTCGCCGGTGACGCCGATTGCTACCGTCTAG
- a CDS encoding IclR family transcriptional regulator, with translation MTTPSTSLQKACRLLRALTDARNSRLTDLALAAGVDKASALRLLETLAAEGLVERDPATKAFTPGREWLALHAATLARTDLRPLVRPALIRLANAFEDSAILSVPSGCESVCIELRLGTFPIRANYLDIGSRRPLGIGAGSLALLAALPDAEVDAVLDGIAPAMRRYPRFSRDMLLGHVQATRERGYAVLLDVVVERMGGIAIALPGPDGYPLGAISIAALNDRITSREAAMARALLREADAICEHWRSHAAVKPDIKPDIQRPATRPRTREEA, from the coding sequence GTGACCACCCCGAGCACCTCGCTGCAGAAAGCCTGCCGCCTGCTGCGCGCGCTGACCGATGCCCGCAACAGCCGCCTGACCGATCTGGCGCTGGCCGCCGGCGTCGACAAGGCTTCGGCGCTGCGCCTGCTTGAAACGCTGGCGGCCGAGGGACTGGTTGAGCGCGATCCCGCCACCAAGGCCTTCACGCCGGGGCGCGAATGGCTGGCGCTGCATGCCGCCACGCTGGCGCGCACCGACCTGCGCCCGCTGGTACGCCCCGCGCTGATCCGGCTGGCCAATGCCTTCGAGGACAGCGCCATCCTGTCCGTGCCGAGCGGCTGCGAATCGGTCTGCATCGAATTGCGGCTGGGCACCTTCCCGATCCGCGCCAACTACCTGGACATCGGCAGCCGCCGGCCGCTGGGCATCGGCGCCGGCAGCCTGGCGCTGCTGGCCGCGCTGCCTGATGCCGAGGTCGACGCTGTGCTCGACGGCATCGCCCCGGCCATGCGCCGCTACCCGCGCTTCAGCCGCGACATGCTGCTGGGCCATGTGCAGGCCACGCGCGAGCGCGGCTACGCCGTATTGCTGGACGTCGTGGTCGAGCGCATGGGCGGCATCGCCATCGCCCTGCCCGGCCCCGACGGCTACCCGCTGGGCGCGATCAGCATTGCGGCGCTCAACGATCGCATCACCAGCCGCGAGGCCGCGATGGCGCGAGCACTGCTGCGCGAGGCCGACGCCATCTGCGAGCACTGGCGCTCGCACGCCGCCGTGAAGCCAGATATCAAACCCGACATCCAACGGCCGGCTACCCGGCCACGTACGCGAGAGGAGGCATGA
- the garD gene encoding galactarate dehydratase, whose amino-acid sequence MSEATPAPASRPLYITMHPDDNVAIVANDGGLPAGATFPCGLTLVEGVPQGHKVALTDLREGDEVIRYNVVIGYALKELPRGSWINERVIRMPAAPELHDLPVGTRVRPLPPLEGYTFEGYRNADGSVGTRNILGITTTVQCVEGVVEFAVRRIKEELLPKYPNVDDVVGLEHTYGCGVAIDAPDAGIPIRTIRNIALNPNFGGEVMIVSLGCEKLQPARLVSAGTIPIQKEGEPDVVCLQDEQHVGFASMIESIMATAEKHLQRLDARRRETCPASDLVVGVQCGGSDAFSGVTANPAVGFATDLLVRAGGTVMFSEVTEVRDGIDQLTARAATPEVAEALMKQMAWYDAYLEKGKVDRSANTTPGNKKGGLSNIVEKAMGSIVKSGTGPIHGVSGPGEKVTQKGLIYAATPAGDFVCGTLQLAAGMNLHVFTTGRGTPYGLAEVPVIKVSTRNDLARRWHDLMDVNAGRIATGEATIEEVGRELFHTLLAVASGKKSWAEHWKIRNALVLFNPAPVT is encoded by the coding sequence ATGAGCGAAGCGACTCCAGCACCGGCATCGCGCCCCCTCTACATCACGATGCACCCCGACGACAACGTCGCCATCGTCGCCAACGACGGCGGGCTGCCGGCCGGCGCCACGTTCCCCTGCGGCCTGACGCTGGTCGAAGGCGTGCCGCAGGGTCACAAGGTCGCATTGACGGACTTGCGCGAAGGCGACGAGGTGATCCGCTACAACGTCGTGATCGGCTACGCGTTGAAGGAGCTGCCGCGCGGCAGCTGGATCAACGAGCGCGTGATCCGCATGCCGGCCGCGCCGGAGCTGCACGACCTGCCGGTCGGCACGCGCGTCAGGCCGCTGCCGCCGCTGGAGGGCTACACCTTCGAGGGCTACCGCAATGCGGACGGCTCGGTCGGCACGCGCAATATCCTCGGCATCACCACCACCGTGCAGTGCGTGGAGGGCGTGGTCGAGTTTGCCGTGCGGCGCATCAAGGAAGAGCTGCTGCCGAAGTACCCCAACGTCGACGACGTGGTGGGCCTGGAGCACACCTACGGCTGTGGCGTGGCGATCGATGCGCCGGATGCCGGCATCCCCATCCGCACGATCCGCAATATCGCGCTGAACCCCAACTTCGGCGGGGAAGTGATGATCGTCAGCCTGGGCTGCGAAAAGCTGCAGCCCGCGCGGCTGGTCAGCGCCGGCACCATCCCGATCCAGAAGGAAGGCGAGCCCGACGTGGTCTGCCTGCAGGACGAGCAGCACGTCGGCTTTGCCTCGATGATCGAGTCGATCATGGCTACGGCCGAGAAGCACCTGCAGCGCCTGGACGCGCGCCGGCGCGAGACCTGTCCCGCGTCCGACCTGGTGGTGGGCGTGCAGTGCGGCGGCAGCGATGCCTTCTCGGGAGTTACCGCCAATCCCGCGGTGGGTTTTGCCACCGACCTGCTGGTGCGCGCCGGTGGCACAGTGATGTTCTCCGAGGTCACCGAGGTCCGCGACGGCATCGACCAGCTCACCGCGCGCGCGGCCACGCCCGAAGTGGCCGAGGCGCTGATGAAGCAGATGGCCTGGTACGACGCCTACCTCGAGAAAGGCAAGGTCGACCGCAGCGCCAACACCACGCCGGGCAACAAGAAGGGCGGCCTGTCCAATATCGTGGAAAAGGCGATGGGCTCGATCGTCAAGTCCGGCACCGGGCCGATCCATGGCGTCAGCGGACCGGGCGAGAAGGTCACGCAGAAGGGTTTGATCTATGCCGCCACGCCGGCGGGCGATTTTGTCTGCGGCACGCTGCAGCTGGCCGCCGGCATGAACCTGCACGTTTTCACTACCGGCCGCGGCACGCCGTATGGGCTGGCCGAGGTGCCGGTGATCAAGGTCTCGACCCGCAACGACCTGGCACGCCGCTGGCACGACCTGATGGACGTCAACGCCGGCCGCATCGCCACCGGCGAAGCCACCATCGAAGAGGTGGGCCGGGAGCTGTTCCACACGCTGCTGGCGGTGGCCAGCGGCAAGAAGTCATGGGCGGAACACTGGAAGATCAGGAACGCGCTGGTGCTGTTCAATCCGGCGCCGGTGACTTGA
- a CDS encoding phosphoribosyltransferase family protein has protein sequence MRPYQTRFQTREHAGTELARALHAYRGTGALVLAIPRGGVPVGRVVADALDAEFDLVMARRITPGMALDDTGMTWCTGEANAHGDASRQRDAQFDQLRRQRAVYKPVRKQADPGGRVVIVVDDGLVSGATMYAALSRLRKRQPARLICALPIASRAGLDRIRALVDEVICLDTPESIENLAHFYHEFSLVTDDFVRQVTAMLPVQSPGHARPGVEARVPAISRAMLVPYGTTCLRVMFETAANPIGVAVMIHAGGAERRDVRSHYLARKLRAKGFATVLVDLQPDSRFDDAPESDVDELVARLNRTLGFLHGGTPCADLPVGLLSTGTASAAALRSAAYGEAQLRAVACVAGRPDLAGAASLQRLDIPALLICASGDPKNIQINNLAFEQMHCPRQLRLIPTNGRGFEDRKALEDVATLTIAWFERHLAPQSCSRLGYGG, from the coding sequence ATGCGCCCATATCAAACACGTTTTCAGACCCGTGAACATGCCGGAACGGAACTGGCGCGGGCCTTGCATGCGTATCGGGGAACCGGCGCCCTGGTTCTGGCGATCCCTCGTGGCGGAGTGCCGGTCGGGCGCGTCGTCGCCGACGCGCTGGACGCCGAATTCGATCTCGTGATGGCGCGCCGCATCACCCCAGGGATGGCGCTGGACGACACAGGCATGACGTGGTGCACGGGCGAAGCGAATGCGCATGGCGACGCCAGCCGACAGCGTGACGCCCAGTTCGACCAGCTTCGCAGGCAGCGCGCGGTCTATAAGCCGGTTCGCAAGCAGGCGGATCCGGGCGGTCGCGTGGTGATTGTCGTGGATGACGGCCTGGTGAGCGGCGCGACGATGTATGCGGCCCTCTCGCGCCTGCGCAAGCGGCAGCCCGCTCGACTCATATGCGCGCTTCCGATCGCCTCAAGAGCGGGACTGGACAGGATCCGGGCGCTGGTGGATGAAGTCATCTGCCTGGATACCCCGGAGTCCATCGAAAATCTCGCGCATTTCTATCACGAGTTCAGTCTGGTCACCGACGATTTTGTCCGGCAGGTGACAGCCATGCTGCCAGTGCAATCCCCAGGCCATGCCCGGCCAGGGGTGGAGGCGCGCGTGCCGGCAATCAGCAGAGCGATGCTGGTTCCATATGGGACGACTTGCCTGCGAGTCATGTTCGAAACCGCCGCGAATCCCATCGGGGTCGCGGTGATGATTCATGCCGGTGGCGCGGAACGCCGCGACGTCCGCAGTCATTACCTGGCACGCAAGCTACGCGCGAAAGGATTCGCCACCGTGCTTGTGGACCTGCAGCCTGACAGCCGCTTCGACGACGCGCCCGAGTCGGATGTCGATGAGCTGGTGGCAAGGTTGAACCGGACGCTGGGCTTCCTGCATGGCGGAACACCCTGCGCAGACCTCCCTGTCGGCCTGCTTAGTACCGGCACCGCCTCAGCTGCGGCCCTGCGCTCGGCCGCGTACGGCGAGGCACAACTTCGCGCGGTGGCCTGTGTTGCAGGACGACCGGATCTCGCTGGTGCCGCCAGCCTGCAGCGCCTCGATATCCCTGCGCTGCTGATATGTGCAAGCGGCGACCCAAAGAACATTCAGATCAACAATCTTGCGTTTGAGCAAATGCATTGCCCGCGGCAGTTGAGGCTCATCCCGACGAATGGCCGAGGATTCGAAGACCGCAAGGCCCTGGAAGACGTCGCAACACTCACGATAGCCTGGTTCGAGAGGCACCTTGCGCCTCAATCGTGTTCCAGGCTGGGGTACGGTGGATGA